In the genome of Dermatophagoides farinae isolate YC_2012a chromosome 4, ASM2471394v1, whole genome shotgun sequence, the window aacatcctcatcatcaacaaaaagcTTAATAATGTTGTCAAcaatcatgttgatgatgatggtgatgacatTCACACCGATATCggttgttcattcattaccAATTGTTGAATCAACATTAACGACAACGGCAACATACGATAATAGTAATAGTAGCAGTAGTAGCGAAACTATTACCGAATCGATTCCATTACATCGTTTTGTTCGGgtaattttctttatttttttttgctagaagtgatcaatttgattttctatcaatccttttttctttgcttgaTCAATATAgcaaacaaccaaaaaacgAGATGAAAATACAGCcaatatcaatgataatggtgaagATGATGTACGACCATATCTACATTTTGAAAGTATGTTACCAGAACAGGTTGTTATTGAACAAGATGAACGATATGTACTTGAATGTGATGTTGCCGGCACACCTAATCCAATAATCTATTGGCTTCGTAATGGAAAATTAGTTCATccacaacagcagcaacaattaCAAAAGAATTTGGTCGATTTGGATGAAAGTAGCAATGATGTTGTATCACTTTCAATGCTTATGTTAAGCAGTAGTATACGGCCATCATCGTCAGACCATCTTGGCTTATCACGAGTTAAATCTCGTTTATTTCTCGAATGTTTGAATCCAGAAACAGATTTGGGCACTATCTATACGTGTGTTGCAGTCACACCATTTGAACAGAAACGTTCGAATACAAAAGTAATCATTGTTCCAcgtcgatcatcatcaccatcattaaaTCCAAGGTATAAAGGTGGCAATGAAAAGGAAATGGAATTGTTTGGCAAttctttgattgaaaattcattaattccCATTGCATCATCTCCGTCAGCAAATTAtcataaaataatcaataatcaatcaccAAGTGGTAATGGTCTTGCTTCTGCCGTTTCATGTTTGGAGAAAAAATCTCTAAGTGAgttcattaattaattgattgaatttgtttcttAAATCTAACGATTAAATAAtcttacaattttttttatacagaTTCACCTGCAAAAATATATTTCTGGACACAAACGCTCATGGAAAATATGGGCAATAATGTCATTATTCATTGTCGTGCTACCGGTTTTCCAAAACCTCGAATCAATTGGTTTGTCAATGGACAAATAACATCATCTATAAATGACAAATATCAAATATTACCTAATGGAGATCTATTTATCCACAATTCTACTTTTGATGATATGGGCGTTTATCAATGTATGGCATCCAATGAATTTGGTTCGGATTCAATTGATGAGATTTTCTTCTATCCAACAATGGTATGTATatctgttttttctttttcattccataaaaaaatttataaatcaatcaattttattatccaTTCAAACAGAAGGAATaaatatcaataatgaaataattcaaacggaaacaattaaattttttaaaattagtgcactaataaaaaaaagagcacAGAACAATGAaccatcatgattatcattcacCACCACCTTATTATGCACAGCGAACCGATggcaaaccaaaaaaacaatcaacagaAATGCAtctatagaatttttttttaattttcattttcctaTTTGAATATACCtcatttgtttctttgttctcatcatcaatatcatcatcatcgtcatcatctattttttgattttttttgttggctaC includes:
- the LOC124490001 gene encoding immunoglobulin superfamily member 10, translated to MRISFIQSSKQSSLTLSNYYHQKHHNHNNQHQHSRQSKSSTKMSSSQHRLQSKLSSPLSSLSLSSPSKLLSIMPRKTSSSSTKSLIMLSTIMLMMMVMTFTPISVVHSLPIVESTLTTTATYDNSNSSSSSETITESIPLHRFVRQTTKKRDENTANINDNGEDDVRPYLHFESMLPEQVVIEQDERYVLECDVAGTPNPIIYWLRNGKLVHPQQQQQLQKNLVDLDESSNDVVSLSMLMLSSSIRPSSSDHLGLSRVKSRLFLECLNPETDLGTIYTCVAVTPFEQKRSNTKVIIVPRRSSSPSLNPRYKGGNEKEMELFGNSLIENSLIPIASSPSANYHKIINNQSPSGNGLASAVSCLEKKSLNSPAKIYFWTQTLMENMGNNVIIHCRATGFPKPRINWFVNGQITSSINDKYQILPNGDLFIHNSTFDDMGVYQCMASNEFGSDSIDEIFFYPTMKE